In a single window of the Rhopalosiphum padi isolate XX-2018 chromosome 1, ASM2088224v1, whole genome shotgun sequence genome:
- the LOC132931848 gene encoding dehydrodolichyl diphosphate synthase complex subunit DHDDS-like — translation METNTTNNWSWDNIVKNVLCLTHPEKFWMHDESMTWTHRFCAQVLSYGEIPKHVAFILDGNRRYSKKNCISMQQSFAKGFDKIFETIQWCLHLGIKEVTVNTSSLNNFKRTQEEINALFDEIKTFLKRDILNELGVCITFFGNIRTLPDDMVKVLEKSMLITKQNNKISLNIAFSYTGHDELTNAFNHISNGIKNNDLEESDLSVEILNNCMYTYPSPPPDLLVCTSGETKLNDFMLWQCAYSYIYFTSVLWPEFTAWDFMIAIFMYQRNIKAFIRYKIPTKRLSSRVEQFVENVHQNRLNSLFTIA, via the exons ATGTTCTTTGTCTCACACATCCGGAAAAGTTTTGGATGCATGATGAATCTATGACATGGACTCATCGTTTTTGCGCGCAAGTACTTTCGTATGGAGAAATACCGAAACATGTAGCATTTATATTGGACGGTAATAGACGTTATAgtaagaaaaattgtatttctatgCAACAAAGCTTTGCAAAAGG gtttgacaaaatatttgaaacaataCAATGGTGCTTACATTTAGGTATAAAAGAAGTTACTGTAAACACGTCCAGTTTAAATAACTTTAAGAGAACACAAGAAGAAATCAATGCATTGTTTGatgaaatcaaaacatttttaaaaag agaTATATTGAATGAACTAGgtgtatgtataacatttttcgGTAACATCAGAACACTACCAGATGATATGGTTAAGGTATTAGAAAAATCAATgcttataacaaaacaaaacaacaagatatcattaaatattgcattttcTTATACtg gACATGATGAATTAACAAATGCATTCAATCATATATCtaatggtattaaaaataatgatttggaGGAATCAGATTTATcagttgaaatattaaataactgtatGTATACCTATCCGTCCCCACCACCTGATTTATTAGTATGTACATCTGGTGAGACTAAATTGAATGATTTCATGTTATGGCAG tgtgcttacagttacatttattttacatcagTCTTATGGCCAGAGTTTACTGCGTGGGACTTTATGATTGCTATTTTTATGTACCAAAGAAATATTAAAGCATTTATACGTTATAAAATACCAACTAAAAGATTGAGTTCAAGGGTTGAACAATTTGTTGAAAATGTACATCAAAACCGGTTAAATAGTCTTTTTACAATTgcgtga